A window of Salvia splendens isolate huo1 chromosome 8, SspV2, whole genome shotgun sequence genomic DNA:
tatattatgaaataGTTAACGAAActgttaaataaaattaaagagtGAATTACAAAATTACTACCTCGAAAATGGGGTTTCATTTTAGTATCAacatttataaaattacattttcagtaaagaaatttataaatttcaaattcaatcccgatttttaataaataaccCTTGATCAGCCTTTGAGGGATGCATTTGTCCATTTAACTTGATTTGAGGAATGTGTCAGAGCaccaaatttgtgatttttgaatGTTTCTGTACTtctattgtgattttttaagaataaaaaatattaaaattttctatattatatcaaaataaattatttaaatctttatAGTGTTATCTAAAAATAGattatttaaatctttgtaataatatttaaattattgcattAGAATCgagaaattaatactccatccgtcccataaaattatgTGCATTTTCCGTCCGTCTGTCCTATAAGAATATAGGCATTTACATTAATGAAAAGTTGTTCATAACTTATTACCCATACATCTATCCAGATATTATCGAGATATGTTTTTCCCTAAGTCATTACTGACTAACATTATTCCATAGACTTTTGTTTCACGCCCAAATCTGCTGTTGGATTTGGTTTGTCCGAATCGCGCAAGACTCTAGCCTTAATTTGCTGAATTTCTATGTCATTGGGACTAGTGAACCAcaattatcatttaattaatcCCTAATCAACATTCCATTTCCCATTTAATAATCCACTAAGATCTACCTCTGAACAATAAACCATCATTACATTATCTCTTGAAAGCAACATTGTTTACCATTATCTTCCAATCAAACACTGCCAATTTCAAGATCTTGTTTCACATTGTCAAATTCCATTTCCTCAAAAGAGGCAAACAAATCAGCCTGCGTTACTTCAACCGTTTCTATTGTATTTTGGAGATTAAATAACGACAATAAATAAAGAACAAGAAATGAAATTCCATTAGTTTGTCGTCAAACAAATAAATGTAGACagtcaagaaaaaaaaaagaagacgaCTCAAGTGAATCAAATCCCTCTTAGTACAATAAAGATCACAAAATCCACatcattaaaattaattaaactttCCCCTTAAGTTAAACACTTGAGAAGTAATTAAACTctatcttttttcttctttccccAACCCCTCTCTAGCAAACACTATAACCCACTCAAATTCCCAATCTAAACAATTACAATTATTCTTGATACGACAAGGATAATTGTAATTATTTAAGGGGCTTCTCTTCGCCCTGTTATGTAAGAGAGCTATTGAGAAGCCCTTGCCAATTGGACGGCCCGATCCCGTTCCAGTTAAGTCTGGTTGCGGAATCGAGATCCGACCCATTGCCATCCCCGGCACCCGTATTCTGCCACGGGAAACCCCACAATATCCTCCCGTCCCCGTCCCTTCCTCCGCGCATCTCTTGCTTCACCGTCGTCATGGCCGTGGAGGCCGTCGTGGAGACCGCGTACTCCCCATACGGCGACGCCGTCGGCATTCCCATGTCGTGGGCCCCACTGCTCATCATCCCATTCTGATCATCATAGTACAAATTCTGAATCCCATTCCCACCGCTCGGATTCTCAAGAAACCCACTACTTCTGATGGCATCAAACAGCCCCGAAGAGGAGGAGACGCCGCCGGAGAAGCTCCCGAGGGCTTGGGAGTGGGCCCAGATGGAGAAATCGTGATCCTCTAACCCTAAATGGGCGGAATTCTGCTTCTGGAGGGTGGCGATGGCGAGATTGAGATCGTTGGAATCGTAGGAGAGAGGAGGCATGGATGGGATTGGGGAGGGGAGGGGGTGGTCTTGGCTTCGCttggaggaggatgaggaggaggaagtGGAGGAGGATCTCTTGTTCTTGCGGCAGCCTCCGCCGACGGGGACGTTGCGGAGGGTGCCGCCTTTGGTCCAGTATCGTCGGCAGGATTTGCAGAAGTATCTAGGCTGGGAGAGGCTGTAGTTGTTGTAATAGCAGAATTTGGTGTTGGCGGAGTCGCATCGAGGGCATTTTAGAGCCTGCATATCAGCTGGCCTTGCCTTCTTGTTTCCATCTTGCTGCTTGCACGCCACCATGCTTTCTAAACCCATTTCCTGATTACATTTTCCATCTAATTGTCAATAATAATCTCACCCAATTTCCAACATTCATATCTATGTAGAGCTAGTATATACTTTCATTAACAAGCAACAGCTACTGCATCTCAATCAAGAAAATACATCCACCAACATTTATGTATTGCATTCTAGATCAAAAATTAGGGCTCCAATTTGGGGTTTTCAAATTGGAAGGAAATTTCAGGGAATTAAAAGGAGATAATCTTATTATAAGAATTCTACTGACATTAGAATCATACAAtcagaaaattgaaaaattttAAAGCCGTTTCGTATAAAAATTTCAGCTTTTCAGTATGGGAAAAATTGCATCTTTAAGTTTGAAATCAAGGAGGTTGCTTTTTTTCGTCAAGTATGGGAGTTCATTTATTTGCCTTGAAGAGATATCAGATACATATTTGATTGACTGATCAACACATACACATTCACAAATCAGAAAGCAGATTCATATTTGAAAGAAAATTAATCGCACCTGGAGATGGAGTTGTGTGCTTGAAGAATCCATCCCACCATGCAACACCTGTGTTTCTACTTGTTCAAACCAAAGGCTAGCAAAAATCGGAAGAAATTGATGAAGAGAAAGATGAGAGGGAATGTGTATAAATAGAAGAAGGTTGTGCTCAGATCTTAGggggaaaaaaaagagaaagaaaaactcAGCCTAGTACCACAAGCTGCAGCAAccaacacacacatatatatatttatacatatattcTGATTGAGAGAGCGAGGACAAAGTGGGCTGTCGTTAATAGTttaggggagagagagagagagagagagagagagagagagtaatgaTTACGAGATTGTGGTGGGGATGTGTGTTAGTAATATGTGGGTGTTGGCACGCAAGAGAGAAACGATAAAAAGCAGTCTACACTGGGTTGAGAGGGAAAGCGAGAGAGAGCGGCATTTCAATTCCGAATTGTGGGTCCCCCAGCGGCGTGGGAAGGCAAACTACGTGGTGGGCCCCAACCCCTCCTTCGGCCCGGCCCGATGCTCTTCGGGCTTTCAATTTCAGAATCAGACAACCGCTACTACTCTATTATATTGCTCCTACTATACCTACGTACTTGTCTTGTACTTTTATTAATCACCTCGAATTTCATTCTCTCTATTCAATTCTAATCTGCCCTGTTTCTCTCTACCATATATTGGAAATTGAAATTATACTAATAAACATTTTACTCTTAAAATGTAATTTAACAATAATATTCCATCTGAGacctaaaacaaaaaaaaaatctgcccgacaaatttgaaaaaaaaaacaaccaaCAACAACATAGGATACTTTGTAAGTCTGGTGGTGACTGAAATCAGTAGGTTTGTAACAGGTGTTGTGGAGTATATGGTATATGGATGCTTCGAGAAAAGAAAACATAGAACACCCCATCattatatatatgattgtattTGTATTTATATTATAGTCGTCATCATTGATATTAGGTCTAAACTGTGACAATGCTAATAGACGTAATTAGTGATTTCAATCATTTTCCCTTATGTTCAATAGAATATGAATTGTTTCTAAACAAAGGTTGCTCCATACATCCGACACGTGCAACCTAGCTATGTTTTGAATGGACAAATCTGTACCTATTTTTGTACACCTCACATagtttatgttattttatttattttctattttcagaTAGACGTGCATCCTAATATATTCACAACCAATATTTCATGTGATGTGACCATCTATGTATAGCACATGAGTATAAATAGGTTTAATTCCTAGTTGTTATAATTAATACGAAGCATATGCATGGGActttatactagtatatatacTAATTAATGAAAGTATTGTTACTTTTGAATTTTGTAATGCAAAGCTAGCTGATCAAGATTCTATACAGCTATGTACATAGATatttgatggggtacgaactaaaccctaatggcaagcccaataacagtgacggaagcccaataacagtgacggcccatcagcccagagcccaagaaagagtacctgttcggcaccaaagagttcggcacgaccaaagagttcggactcagcctacagctcggtaaaagtcgaccagtcaagctctcctctcagatcggcaagagctgatcggtaaagtccagcagttcggtctcagcattcgaccgaactaggagttagtggactcatgaaaggcctccacgacctccgctatacccacgatctatttagtggtacgaagcagttattgagcagttattgctcacccacgatcttgttagtggggctgcaaaccacgatcctagttcaatgtataaatagaacttagatctgatagaaaagggttaagctctctagagataaaatcatatagcaagtctgtgttgtaagctgtaatcccagatcaagcaatacaatcttgccctcccttcttcccgtggacgtagatttacctcagtaaatcgaaccacgtaaattcaccgtgtcataatcttcattctctaccagcatttattaacatcaataattcgcggattcatcaataTTGATATTTGATTTGTCAAATCTTGTCACATGCACCTAAAAAGTAGATATAAGTTGAATCTCCACACAGAAATCAACATGCTATTCGATCCATCACCAATCTTAATTTTACTTCACAAAAACATAGAAGGCCTTTTTTCACCATTTGTGGGATGCCCCCTTTTACTATATATTTCCCCTTTTATTTACCTTCTCCATTTCAAATGAAAAGTTTGTCTTAGTGAATGAGAGGAAAAGGGAATTTGAAGCTAAGTAACAACATCCATATGGATCAAATccatttcaaaaaatttatgCTACATTAATAGAAGACCATACAAACTCTTTTTCTGTTGAGTTTGTGTTTGATTCTTAATTCGACGATGAACCCACTCACTCTCACACGAGGGTAAATGAAGAATCATTCAGGACATTGATCGTTAAGATTTAACTTTAGATTTAAATCACATTTATTGTCTCGATTTTTATGTCCATTCATAATATTTCCATGAGCTCACATGTGAGTGAATGATGAGTTGTTATATGCAATTCTTACCATCAATAAGAGCATACGACGATTCATTTACTAAGTTGCACTTCAAGGTGAGAAATAAATAGAAAggtaaaagagaaataactaccATGTTTACCTTTTTCCTCATACAAACTCATTATCCACCAATATGTGAGAAGGTATTCTTCAATTTTGAAGACTTATATTTACCTCTTTTCACACAAAAGGTAAattaaatatggtagttatttttctttccctttttctATTTATCTTCTTCCcttgaaattcaattttttttaaaaaaagtaaatgagaagTATCTTTTGAATTTACCTTTTTTCTTTGAAGTTAGAACTAATATATGCTATTCTTACGACCAACTTAACAAGATCACTCAATTTTAATGAAGTTAACACTTATATATGACATCACATCATATAACACATATGAGTAGTAATGTTCAAGTAACGAATGATTGGTTAGTTTTCCTTATCCATTAAGATAACAAATAAGCAACACATGCATTCCACTTATAATACATAATCAGCCAAACCAAATAAAAAGAAGAGAAGCAAGTGATCTAGCTACCACATAGCCAGTCAgcaaaaacacacatatatggagtatatatcaataataacatatttatatttttaatatgtttGTGTTTCCCAATGTACAAAATAAATCTGAAGGGACCAAGATTCTTGGAATGTGGGAAAATCAATGCCAACCAACAGATATTCTAATATTGTCATCACCTGTCACTGCATTCTCTCTTGGGATCCCATGAAAACGGATTGTAGTTTGCTTCCCTCTCCATATTTTCAAAGGGCCAAATAATTGCTCTATTGAATAATTGCTTATTACACTAAGTGAATGTAGATTTCTTTTTTCTAATTTATATGAACTTTACTTTTCCAAGTGGTTTGAAGTTCGAACTAACCCGACACATTCATATATGATATTTGTAGTACTACTAAATTAGTATTTACATTCATTATTGGTCAAGAAAGCTATTATCATCGAAGAAAAAGAAGATGTCTACATTtaggaggagaagaaagaaacAGAGGAATTGAAAATATGTAAAGATGATAGGTTTGGAATTAGATTGGTGAgattaattaatcaagaaaCCCTACTTTtggtgaaaaaataatttgtagTGGGCTCACATGTACCACATGTAAGATAACGTGGGACCAGATGCAATCAGTATCAGTCAAATCAGTTGACCggtcaaaattttgattttttcggccaaataaaataaaaaatagtggaGAGGCAAAGTGAAAGCTGAGTTGGGAAACTGTGCCTTTGATAATACTATATGGCATGCTATATCACCGAAGAAAAGAATATGCTTTGGAAACTCTATAAAATCTTGAAGCTTCTGTATGATATACTAGAATTTTAATTGGATTGTTACACAATGGACCATATATACCCCACttttttgaaaacaaatttCTACCAAACGAATAGTTATCTTCTTGTAGAGTGACCTTGTtaggattatattttaaatttcatgcccAAGTTGTGACTACTtttatactcctactatatacTTCTAGTAAAATACATATATGCATGAGCTTCCTCATAAGTGTTTTGATAATTGATAGATTTAACAGTCTCTATACAATTACATTAACAACTTCTTATAGAATTacatatggagtactattaattaCTTTTGAAGGGgagtaattaaattatactcGAACCCAACCTAACCCGAAATTATGGGGTTCTTAACACGTTGATTTGATAAGGACACAAATCTAATAAGACTTGATCCTcaaattcattaattttgtgTGTTTCGTGTCAGGTTTTCGTGTCGTGTTGAAAATGGCTAGCCCTGCAAAAAATTGAGAAGTGAAGTAATAGCTCAGTGACCATAATTTTTTCCTGGACAATTGAAAcgttactttttttttcaataaccATAAAGTTAGTAGTTTTTTCACTATAAAACTAAAATGATGATGTTGGAAACGTTTGTAGATGAATCGCGTAGAATTGATGTTGATCAAAGGAGATGAAGTTGAGAGAATGTTGAATCTTATTAGAGAGAGAATCGACTGATTACAAGAATCACAAAGTGGGAAAAAACTTTTTTAGCTAACTAACTAACCAACTATTTAAACACAACAAGAACTAACGGCTAGTTAGATCAATGGCTAGGATTTAATCCCTAAACTAACTCTACATCCGACGGCTACTGAAACATCCGAAGCTTGAGTGAGCTTCAGCGAGCCTCTCTTCATTTCTCTCTTGAAGCAAATGCATGAAGCAGCAGGTGTAGCTCAGTGATCATCtccacaaatctccaccttgattACTTAGCTCACCACTACTTCATTCTGCATATACTCATAAGCTCCATGCACAAATCTAGCTTATTCTTGGGCAATGGTTTTGTGAGCATATCAGCTGGATTCTCAGCTGTGTTCACCTTGAATACCTTCACTTCACCCTCTTCTATCTTCTCCCGAATGAAGTGTAGgcgcacatcaatgtgcttgctcctctcatgaTAAACttgatgtttagccaagcacaaaGCACTCGAATTGTCACAGCCAATCGCCATTGAATCTTGAACAATCCCAAAATCTTTCAAAATACCCTTGAGCCAGAAACTCTCTTTGACTGCTACTGTAAGAGCCATGAATTCTGCTTCTGTGGTGGACAAGGCAACCACAGCTTGGAGACTACTCTTCCAACTTATAGCAGAGCAGTATATAGTAAAGATGTACCCGGATTGGGACCTTCTAGTGTCTATGTTTCCAGCATAGTCTGAATCAGACCAGCCAACCAAAACATCATCTTCATACTCTCTTGCACCATTAAACAAGATTCCCAAGTTGCTGGCTCCCTTCAAATACTTCATTAGCCACTTCAAAGCTGACCAATGTTCCTTCCCATGATTAGACATGTATCTAGAAGTTGCTGATACAGCTTGGGCTATGTCAGGCCGAGTGCtaatcatagcatacattgcACTCCCAATTATACTCGCATATGGGATTTTCTTCATCTCAGCCATTTCTGCATCAGATTTTGGCCTTTGTTCAACTGATAACTTGTAATGGTGACCCATAGGAACTGACACATCTCTCAAATTTTCAATCCCAAACTTTCTGAGCACTCTTGCAACATAGTCAGATTGGGATAGCCATATCCTCTTTTCTTCTCTATTCCTAATCACAGTCATGCCTAGGATCCTCTTTGCTGGGCCAaggtccttcatttcaaatgcTGCCTTCAAATCATTCTTCACCTTCTGGACTTCTTTCATACATGCTGCAGCTAgaagcatgtcatcaacatagagTAACAAGAATGCCACAGCAGCTCCACCTTCACTCTTAATGTACACGCATTCATCATATTTAGAGCTTACAAATCTAGTACTGAGCATATGATCATCAAATTTCCTATGCCACTGCCTGCTAGCctgtttcaatccatacaagCTTTTGTTTAAAAGGCAGACTTTCCCTCTATCCTCTGGTCTGATGAATCCCTCGGGCTGATGCATATAGATTGTTTCCTTGagatcaccatgcaagaaggccGTCTTGACATCAAGTTGCTCCAACTCCCAGCCTCTCCTTGCCACTATTGCTAATAATATCCTGATAGAAGCATGTTTAACAACTGGACTGAAGACTTCATCAAAATCCACACCATGTTcttgtgtgaatcctctagccACAAGTCTAGCTTTGAATCTAACCTCACTGACCTCAGAAGCTTCAATCTTTTTCTTAAAAATCCATTTGCAACTCACAACCTTTCTTCCATTCGGTTTCTCCACCAACACCCATGTACCATTCCTCAATAGAGATTCTATTTCCTCTATCATAGCCTGCATCCACCTTCCCTTTCTTCACTTTGCATAGCTTCATTATAAGAGCAAGACTCTGAGTGTTCAACCTCCTCTGCCACCAACAGTGCATAGAAGAGAAATTCTGCATCTGAATATCTGGTTGATGGCTTACTGACCCTTGTAGCTCTATCTCTTGCAAGCTTCCAGGTTTCCAGATTTGCTGAATCAGGTTGTTGAGTCTGCTGATCATTCAGCATTGGATCAGAGGGAATTTCAAGATTCTGATCAGATAGCTCAGGCTCCATCTGAATCATAGGCTCCACCTCAATTCCAGAAGTGGAACTTGAAGCTGCATCAACTACAGTATCTGACTTCTTATCATCTGATTTCTTTCTGAATGGAAGCTCGTTTTCCCAGAATATTACATCTCGGCTTATAATAACCTTTCCATTTCTAGGCTCTATGTACCGAAGCCTATATCCTTTGACTCCCGGTTAATACCCCAACATCACACATTTCAATGCCCGAACCTCTAACTTCTCTTGCTTCACATGAGCAAAGGCCTTACAACCAAAAGTTCTAAGCTCATT
This region includes:
- the LOC121743147 gene encoding dof zinc finger protein DOF3.1-like, which codes for MDSSSTQLHLQEMGLESMVACKQQDGNKKARPADMQALKCPRCDSANTKFCYYNNYSLSQPRYFCKSCRRYWTKGGTLRNVPVGGGCRKNKRSSSTSSSSSSSKRSQDHPLPSPIPSMPPLSYDSNDLNLAIATLQKQNSAHLGLEDHDFSIWAHSQALGSFSGGVSSSSGLFDAIRSSGFLENPSGGNGIQNLYYDDQNGMMSSGAHDMGMPTASPYGEYAVSTTASTAMTTVKQEMRGGRDGDGRILWGFPWQNTGAGDGNGSDLDSATRLNWNGIGPSNWQGLLNSSLT